One part of the Orenia metallireducens genome encodes these proteins:
- a CDS encoding Gfo/Idh/MocA family protein — translation MQKVKVAIIGCGLAWERLHYPAYQELQDKYEIVACCDIDKNKAIKATQVAGLGQDKAYTDYREMINRESLDAVDIMVPIEDNFPVAEDIAQVGVNIICEKPLATNLEDALEFTQFADMYKIKIMIAENFRYNEENNIIRDLIKQRKIGDVVYFISNYITDFPKDMLGNTFAAKEWRQHPDFPGGRLLDGAIHNLAGIRHIFGAIDNLHAFGQPQEEDYMPYRSAHINMEFKSGVIGQFSYFPSGQEAQRPLLGTRIFGTEGMIYLEERKSGIVNVFYNNGSSEQIPFKPKRGFYNELLNFYKDFTLQESISVAPEVEFGDLKTVLAILKSIEEKKVVKVDEVAKVQKPSITLS, via the coding sequence TTGCAAAAAGTAAAGGTAGCGATTATTGGTTGTGGCTTGGCTTGGGAGAGATTACATTACCCAGCTTACCAAGAGCTTCAAGATAAGTATGAGATAGTTGCATGTTGTGATATTGATAAAAATAAGGCAATTAAGGCTACTCAGGTGGCTGGTCTTGGTCAAGATAAGGCATATACTGATTATAGAGAGATGATTAACAGAGAGAGTTTAGATGCTGTTGATATTATGGTTCCTATTGAAGATAATTTCCCAGTGGCAGAAGATATAGCCCAAGTAGGGGTCAATATAATCTGTGAAAAGCCTCTTGCTACAAACTTAGAAGATGCTTTAGAATTTACTCAATTTGCCGACATGTATAAGATTAAAATTATGATTGCTGAAAACTTTAGATATAATGAAGAGAATAATATTATTAGAGATTTAATTAAGCAGCGTAAGATTGGTGATGTTGTCTACTTTATTAGTAATTATATCACTGATTTCCCTAAAGATATGTTAGGAAATACTTTTGCAGCTAAAGAGTGGCGACAGCATCCTGATTTTCCAGGTGGTAGATTATTAGATGGTGCTATCCATAATCTAGCGGGAATTCGCCATATCTTTGGTGCTATAGATAATTTACATGCCTTTGGTCAACCTCAAGAGGAAGATTATATGCCTTATCGCTCTGCTCACATCAATATGGAATTTAAAAGTGGTGTGATTGGACAGTTTTCTTACTTCCCCAGTGGTCAAGAGGCTCAACGCCCACTGTTAGGAACAAGAATCTTTGGTACTGAAGGGATGATCTATTTAGAAGAGAGAAAGTCTGGTATAGTAAATGTCTTTTACAATAATGGTAGTTCAGAACAGATTCCTTTCAAGCCTAAACGAGGTTTTTATAATGAATTATTAAACTTCTACAAAGACTTCACTCTCCAAGAGAGTATTTCTGTAGCTCCAGAGGTGGAGTTTGGAGACCTTAAAACTGTATTAGCGATCTTAAAGTCTATAGAAGAGAAGAAGGTAGTTAAGGTTGATGAGGTTGCTAAAGTCCAAAAACCTTCTATAACATTATCATAA